GAAGAATCGCCCACTTCCCTTCGAACTACCGCCTCTGCTACATCACGAAGCATTTTGCGATGGTCTCTGATATTGAACAGGTACTTCTGAGGATCGATAATCCTGTACTGCACAATCCACTGAACGTCTGCAACGCTCAGATCGCCGCAAAGCATAAGCGATTCGCTGGAAAAGTCGCGGCGGTCGTACTGGCTCTCAACGCCTGCTTTAAGCGTTCTGAAGCCGAATTCCTCTTTGAACACGGTGGTTACCTTCGGCGTTGACACCGCTTCAATCCCGAAGGGGAGCTTGAAATGAAGGCCGGGTTCGGCTGTCCGGCTGAACTCGCCGAATCTGGTAACTACAGCACGTTCGTCAGTGTTCACTGTATAGAAAGATCCATTTATGATCCCTATAACCAGTGCTGCACCTATACCAAGCAGTATGTACTTGGAGAAATTGCTTTCAGCATCAAAAAATTGTTTAACCATTTCTACCTCTTAGTCTGATTTTCATTATTTCCCACTATTTTAACAGAAACAACTGTAAACACAAAAAATAATCACTGATTCAAAAAAAATGTGTGCGACAATTTTTTGGGGCGAGTGGCAGAGCTGCAAGTCCGCCTGCGGCGGATGGCGAGTGGCAGAGCTGCAAGTCCGCCTGCGGCGGATGGCAAGTGGCAGAGTGGCAGAGTGGCAGAGTAGCTCGTGGCAAAATCATTAGTGAAAAATTAGTGCTGATTAGTGGTTAAAAAAATATCTCCCCTCTGTGTGCCTCTGACTCAGTCCGTAAATGCTGCGGCCAGTCTGTGATGAACGTCTGCTGTCCACTTATTTCGCCCCGCCTGCGGCGGGTCTTCATGCGTGGCTCGGTTTAAATATCTCGTTTTGTGAAATCGCTGCGAAATACTAACGACAATCAGAGCCGTGCGTGGAGTCCGCCGAAGGCGGACGGAGCAAGCGGATAGATTCGTTGCTCGTGGCAAGTGGCAGAGTAGCGAGTGGCAAAATCATTAGTGAAAAATTAGTGTTGATTAGCGGTTAGTTTAAATAGGGACAGTTACCCATTTATTAGTTTGGCTTTTGGAAGTGAGTAATCCTTCCCTCCCTTCAGCACAAAAGTGTATCCGGAAGGCTCGTCCACATTTCTCTTTTAATAGTTCTTTTCTTTTACGTGGGAATTTCTCCCACACTTTTGTGAACGTTTTTCCCACACCTTTGGGAAGTTTTTCCCACAGTTAGACGCTGGGGGTGTGGGAGTTTCTCCCACATTGCTGTGAACGTTTTTCCCACACTGCCTTGGAAATTTTTCCCACAGTTAGACGTTGGGGGTGTGGGATTTTCTCCCGCACTGCTTGGAACGTTTTTTGATACTCTTCGAGTTTGGCTTTTGGAAGTGAGTAATTTTTTCCTCCCTTCAGCACAAAAGTGTATCCGGAAGGCTCGTCCACATTACTCTTTTCTTTTCTTATTCTTTTATGGTCTAATTTTCGGACAGGTTCCTGTCTGGTTTTCGGGCAGGTACCTGCCTGATTTTTGGACTGGTCGGATTTTCCTACCGGTCTGGTTTTCGGACTGGTCGGTTTTCCCTACCGGTTGGGTTTTCGGGCAGGTTTTGTAAATGTTTGACTTCCCGATACCCTGCTGCTGTATCAGCATACAATTTAAGGAACATCTTCAATCCGCCGGCTGTCCGCCGGAGGCGGAGAGGAATCGGAGCAATCGGAGGGAAGTAAGAAATTAGACAGGATTAACAAGATTTACAGGATGAGATAAAGATAGTGGCCTGTAGCGAGTAGCAGAGCTGCAAGTCCGCCTGCGGCAGAGTGGCCAGTGGCAGAGTAGCCTGTGGCTCGTGGCTCTTTGCAAAATCATTAGTGAAAAATTAGCGGGGATTAGCGGCTGAAAAATCCTCTGCCTGCAAGGGTAATTATTCTGCAAGATGTAAAAAAACAAGCTGCTTCTAAAGTATTTTTACTCGTTTAACAAGAAAAAAATCATTTTGAAAAAAATTTGTATCAGGAAACGATTCAAGCTTGCTATAATAAAAATAAAACAGTTCATTTTTTTAAGGAGTTCAGTAATGAAGATTTGTTTAATTATTGGTGCGGCTTGTCTTTTTGCATCTTTTCCGTGTCTTGCAGAAGACCCCGACTATGGTGATGACATTTCAACTGCCGAAGTTATAGCACCGGGAACAGGGGAGATTTACGGCACCCTCACGCCAAGCGGCGATAATGACTGGTTCAAGTTTTCAAGCCCGGGAAACACCCTTTACCGAATTTCACTTGATTCCACAGAAAACAACTACAAATATATGGAGATTTTCTTCGTTGATGCACTGGGCACAAGCGTAAGACAGACCAGCGGGGGTATTTACGCAGGCTCACTGACGAGGGATGTATTCCTTGAACCGGCAGAGGATGTATGCATAAGGATTTACGGCAGCGAGGGCAATTATTCAGTTGAAGCGGCAGCTCTGGGCACTTACCCCGAGGATTCGTATTCCGATGACTGCTCTTCGCCCACTATGATCGCTCTTGATACGCTGATAGAAGGCACAATCACGCACTTCGATCCAATCCTCCAGCTCCCTGCGGATGAAGACTGGTTCGAATTCGAGGCCGAACAGATGCACAGATATCAGATTCTGCTAGGCGATGCGGACAACAGAAATATGAACTTTTGGCTTTATTATGAAGACTGCGACCCTGTTAATATGAGCGGAACAAGCAAAACTATTGTATCTCTGAATGGCGAAAATTATAAAATTAAAGTTGCAGGCGGGCAGTACGAGAAGGGCGAATACTACAACCTTCAGGTTACAGACCTCGGAATAATGCAGGATGACTATCCGAATTTCAGCGATCAGGCATTTGAAATCACCCCAGGCCCAGATTTAACAGAAGGCTCTATAGACTACAATCAAGACTTGAACCCTGATTTAGACTGGTTCAAATTCACCCCGCAAGCGGAAACTCTTTACAGAATTTCTCTGATAAGCCGCAACAATGGCGGCTACAAGTATTTGCACGTTGCTCAGGAAAATGATTATGGCGAGCTCGTTTCTCACTTCTTTACAGCAGCTTACAATAAAATGGAAACCTATGATGTTTTTATTGAAAAGAATAACACTGTTTATTTTGAGGTTTATGGACACGGCTATTTAGGCGATTATTCCATTGGTGCAGAGATTCTGGAGGCTTTCCCTGAAGACAGCTACTCCGATGATTGCGAAACGGCAAACGAAATAATTGCTGGCGCACCGCCCACAGATGGCACTATAAACAGATCAGACCCTGTAAACAGCATCCCTCTGGATACAGACTGGTTCAAATTTGAGACGCAGCGTCTGCATAAATACGAAATTGTTCTTACACGTTCGGACTACTCAAACGTTAATTTCAAATTGTACGATAACGATTGCAGCCTGCTGCAAAACACCGTTTATAATTACGCCACGATTGTATCCTTGTACGATGGTTTCTATAAAATTAATGTATTTGGAGATGATTCGAAGATCGGTGAATATTACAATCTGAGCGTAATCGACTTAGGCTTAGAGCAGGATGAGTACGGAAACACTTTCGAAGATGCAGCCGAATTTTCTCAGCTCGACGGAACCCCTCAGGCCGGCGAAATAAATTACTCAGCAAATTTCAACACAGACTGGGATGTTATTAAGTTCCTAGCTCCTATGACAGGGAATTATACCCTGGGATTTGAAAATTTATCCGGCGCAGGCTATATGTATCTGCAGCTTTACGAAGAAGAATCTGCGGGAGTGTACAATTACAAACTCGGTTCAAGCGACTATAAGGGAGGATCTGCTACAGTAGTTCACCCATACTTAACCGAAGGTAATTATTATTATATCAAAATTTACGGTGAGCTCGGGCCTTACGAGATATACGTTGAATCGCCGGAACCTCGGTGCGGAGATTTGAACCACCCACATCCAGTTGGCGATGCCAATGAGGATTGCGTGGTAGATATGCTTGATATCGCTGAGATGGCTGGAAACTGGCTTACAGACAACCGTCCGGCAGATTGATTTAAGCACCAGATTCTTCATTCCAGCGGGGCGAACATTCGCCCCGTTTTTTCTGCTGCGCAGCCTGATTTCAGCTCTGGGATGCCTTTATTGCCTGCTCAAAATCGGCAAGGATATCATCAATGTGTTCAGTTCCCACAGATACCCTGATAAAATCCGGCAGCACGCCGGCATCAATTTTCTCTTGCTCAGAGAGCTGCTGATGGGTGGTTGAGGCTGGATGAACCACCATCGTTCTGCTGTCGAGCAGGTTTGTTACGTGAGAGGCGAGCTTAACACTGTTTATAAACTTCTTGCCAGCTTCAATGCCGCCTTTAATCCCGAAGCCCAGAATTGCCCCCTGCCCTTTAGGCAGATATTTCTGAGCATTCATATAATGCGGATCGCTTTCAAGGCCGGGATAGTTTACATAGCTTACAAACTTGTTTGCCTCGAGGAATCTCGCCAGCTCGAGGGCATTTTCGCAGTGCCTCGGTACTCGGAGATGAAGCGTTGAAAGGCCGTGCAGAAACATATAAGCATTAAAGGGAGACATACAGCCCCCGATATCCCTAAGGGTTTGTATGCGAAGCCTCGCCGAGAGAGCTACCTTGCCGAATTTCTCGCACAGTTTAAGGCCGTGATAGCTTGCGTCAGGCTCTACCATATCAGGGTATCTGCCTCGTGCCCAGTTGAAATTTCCGCTTTCTACAACGATTCCGCCTACGCTGGAGCCGCGTCCGTCTATTATCTTTGTGCAGCTCTGCACAACTACATCCACACCGAAATCAATCGGCCTTATCAGCATCGCTGAGGTAACAGTATTATCGCATACAACAGCCACCTGACTTTGGTGGGCAATTTTTACAATCTGCTCAATCTCGGGCACATCGTTCTTTGGGTTGCCTATAGTTTCGAAATACACCATCTTAGTTCGGTTGTCTATATGCCCAGCGAAGGTGTCCGGGTCGGTGGAATCGGCAAAACGCGTTTCTATGCCCCATTTCTTGAGCGTGTGGGTGAAGAGGGTGCTTGTTCCTCCGTAGAGCGAGCTTGAGGATACGATGTTATCGCCCTCTCTGCAAAGCGCAAGAACCACACCCGCAATAGCAGCCATACCTGAGCTGAAAGCTACCGCCTCCTGCCCCCCTTCCAGAGCTGCAATGCGTTTTTCGAGTATTCGAACTGTTGGATTTGTAAGCCTTGAGTATATATTGCCTTCTTCCTCAAGCTCAAATAAATTCGCCGCCTGCTCGGTGCTGTCATAATGATAACCTGTGGTCTGGTAGATAGGCTCATTAACGCTTCGAGTCTGTTTGTCTCTTTCGTAGCCTGCGTGGATTGCAAGCGTATCCAGATGATATTTATCTTCCATAAATGCTCCTTTCGGGGTAAATTCAGTATCCAGCATTATACACCGGCTAGGGTGTTATTCAACCTTGCGTATAAGCTCTGAGGGCAAGTCAAAAAAAATATTTTCTTGAAAAAGATTCTGCCGGATATAGAATCACCGTCTTGAAAGTGCTATCTTTATAATTTTACTATTTATAAGCGTTTAGAGATGAAGTACATACTAAAGAAGAAATTTTTTCTTATTCTCCTCGCCTCAGTGTTAGCAGCAGGCGGTTGCGGGAAAAACCCTGAAGATCAGGCGGCAGAAAAAGCGGGCAAGCAGATTGAAAAAGCTGTACGGACTGTACAGGACTACAAAGCCGAAACCGGCGGGCACGACTTTCAGGCCGCTATTGAAGAGGTGGAAAAGGCAAGAGAATACGCTGAGAAGGCTGGCGGGAAGGCAGAGCAGGTTCACCTGCTTGCCGGCAGGCTCTACCAAGCCAAAGCGGAAAAGCTCTCTGATAAACTCAACACCATCTCGCTTGAGGCAGGCAGCGTGATTGAAGATGCAGGCGATAAACTCTCAAAACTCTCGGAATACGCCTCCGATATGGAGATGGTGAAGATGCTTTCAGAAACCGGCACTTCTGAGAAACAAAAACTCCAGAAACTGCTCGAAGAGAAATCAGGCATAGAGGCAAAGATATCCGAAAAGAAAGACCTGCTCAGCAGCATTGAATCAAAGATCAATGAATACAAATCAGAGGTCGAAAACGTTAAGTCTTCTCTGGTGAAGATAAAATCTGAAACGGTAAACCTTTTCAACAAAGCTGAATTGAAAAGCGGCGATAAAAGAGCAGAGCTTGAAGACAAGGCCTTCAGCATTATAAGAGGAAAGGCAAGCGGTAAGTCTCAGTTTTCGCTTGAATCTCAGATGCAGAAACTTATGGATAAGCTCGAACCGCTGAAAGCTGAAAAAGAAAGCATTGAAAACCTTCTTTCAATGCTCAAAAATGATGCCGAAGAGGTTAGAAACAGGATTGATTTTCTCAAAAATATGGATTCTGAGCTTGGCTTCTCCGAGCAGCTTTCCTATCTTGGCGGTCTTATTGAAAAGGGAAGAGCTTATGTTACAGACAAGGCTGGAAAGCTTGATTCTGTTGTAGAGGGCTTTTCGGCAAGGGCATCCGAGATCGAAAAGATTTATTCGGATGCAATGCAGGCTTATTCTGAAGTGAAGGGCAATCTCTCCTCAGATGCAGCTGTCCAGAAGGCGCAGGTTCAAAGCTCCCTTGTTTCGCTGAGGAACACTCAGGCAGAGTTTTTTGGTTCGGTTTCAAAATCTTTGAATAATC
This window of the Sedimentisphaera salicampi genome carries:
- a CDS encoding O-acetylhomoserine aminocarboxypropyltransferase/cysteine synthase family protein gives rise to the protein MEDKYHLDTLAIHAGYERDKQTRSVNEPIYQTTGYHYDSTEQAANLFELEEEGNIYSRLTNPTVRILEKRIAALEGGQEAVAFSSGMAAIAGVVLALCREGDNIVSSSSLYGGTSTLFTHTLKKWGIETRFADSTDPDTFAGHIDNRTKMVYFETIGNPKNDVPEIEQIVKIAHQSQVAVVCDNTVTSAMLIRPIDFGVDVVVQSCTKIIDGRGSSVGGIVVESGNFNWARGRYPDMVEPDASYHGLKLCEKFGKVALSARLRIQTLRDIGGCMSPFNAYMFLHGLSTLHLRVPRHCENALELARFLEANKFVSYVNYPGLESDPHYMNAQKYLPKGQGAILGFGIKGGIEAGKKFINSVKLASHVTNLLDSRTMVVHPASTTHQQLSEQEKIDAGVLPDFIRVSVGTEHIDDILADFEQAIKASQS